A genome region from Oryzias latipes chromosome 2, ASM223467v1 includes the following:
- the LOC101174648 gene encoding mitogen-activated protein kinase kinase kinase kinase 4 isoform X3: MANDSPAKSLVEIDLASLREPAGIFELVEVVGNGTYGQVYKGRHVKTGQLAAIKVMDVTEDEEEEIKLEINMLKKYSHHRNIATYYGAFIKKSPPGHDDQLWLVMEFCGAGSITDLVKNTKGNQLKEDWIAYISREILRGLAHLHAHHVIHRDIKGQNVLLTENAEVKLVDFGVSAQLDRTVGRRNTFIGTPYWMAPEVIACDENPDATYDYRSDLWSCGITAIEMAEGAPPLCDMHPMRALFLIPRNPPPRLKSKKWSKKFFSFIESCLVKNYMQRPPTDQLLKHPFIRDQPNERQVRIQLKDHIDRTKKKRGEKDETEYEYSGSEDEEEDPPEQEGEPSSIINATESTLRRDFIRLQQENKERSEAMRHQQLLQEQQMREQEEYKRQLLAERQKRIEQQKEQRRRLEEQQRCEREMRRQQEREQRRREQEEKRRMEEMDRRRKEEEERRRAEDEKRRNDREQEYIRRQLEEEQRHLEKLQEQLLREQAMLLEFKWRELDEQRKAERLHKRLQLEQVYLLSLQHESKQQHPADRTAPSSEPSHTPQALTLPPAFLPTPRAQVIDAVVSLASEPPRVPQITPSDRTVPEKTDETSTRQISPSQTPQPSVSETPTDSKSPKAESLEPDRISEPVRLPIQPIREADERYRKNIQGSPQAAPPPKQPPLPPRSSEPFSNGGSSSEAMHRPMEPQVQWSHLAALKSSNSATPSPPPPVVARSQSFSESGGVASNFAQLHLRSQDPHHQHHHHPSPAFTDPHPQPPLHHPQAQNRLEHQSSSEEVPPKVPVRTTSRSPVLSRRESPLPTQPNNQRNAVGNMEQRPLWDRVEKLQSRPGSGSSSNSNSQASPGERFRPRCESPASSKSEGSPLQRPENLPKKQDERNVARPTRPADLTALAKELRAVDDVRPPHKVTDYSSSSDDSGTTDEEDDEEVDQEPGDESTSGAEDSRAGRLRNGEADSAKTMLVEDSESEQGTTPSKDGTLVIRQSQSESNSMSKHKSSSSFTPFIDPRLLQISPSGGSSLNNMAVFGQEGRPADPLRSDPSRKGSVVNVNPVNTRPPSDTPEIRKYKKRFNSEILCAALWGVNLLVGTESGLMLLDRSGQGKVYPLINRRRIQQMDVLEGLNVLVTISGKKNKLRVYYLSWLRNKILHNDPEVEKKQGWVNVGDLEGCVHYKVVKYERIKFLVLALKNAVEVYAWAPKPYHKFMAFKSFGDLVHKPLLVDLTVEEGQRLKVIYGSCSGFHAVDVDSGAVYDIYLPTHIQTSIQCHAIIILPNTDGIELLVCYEDEGVYVNTYGRITKDVVLQWGEMPTSVAYIRSNQIMGWGEKAIEIRSVETGHLDGVFMHKRAQRLKFLCERNDKVFFASVRAGGASQVYFMTLGRSSLMSW, encoded by the exons ggGCGACATGTCAAGACTGGACAACTGGCTGCCATCAAAGTTATGGATGTCACAGAA gatgaggaggaggaaatcAAACTGGAGATCAAtatgctgaagaaatattcccACCACAGAAACATAGCCACCTATTATGGAGCTTTTATCAAGAAGAGCCCCCCGGGTCACGATGACCAGCTGTGG CTGGTAATGGAGTTCTGTGGTGCCGGTTCGATCACAGATCTGGTGAAGAACACGAAGGGAAACCAGCTGAAGGAAGACTGGATCGCTTACATCTCCAGAGAGATCCTCAGA GGCCTTGCTCACCTACACGCCCACCACGTGATCCACCGTGACATTAAAGGCCAGAACGTTCTGCTGACAGAGAACGCTGAAGTTAAACTGG TGGACTTCGGCGTGAGCGCCCAGCTGGATCGCACAGTGGGGCGGAGAAACACCTTCATCGGGACTCCATATTGGATGGCGCCTGAGGTCATCGCTTGTGATGAGAACCCGGATGCAACCTATGATTACAGA AGCGATCTGTGGTCTTGCGGCATCACAGCCATCGAAATGGCCGAAGGAGCGCCGC CCCTTTGTGACATGCACCCCATGCGTGCGCTCTTCCTCATTCCACGAAACCCCCCACCGAGGCTCAAATCCAAGAAATG GTCCAAGAAGTTTTTCAGCTTCATCGAGAGCTGTCTGGTGAAGAATTACATGCAGCGGCCCCCCACAGACCAGCTGCTGAAGCACCCGTTCATCCGAGACCAGCCCAACGAGAGGCAGGTGCGCATCCAGCTCAAGGACCACATCGACCGGACCAAGAAGAAGAGGGGCGAGAAAG ATGAGACGGAGTACGAGTACAGTGgcagtgaggatgaggaggaggatcctCCAGAGCAGGAAGGAGAACCGAG CTCCATCATCAACGCAACCGAGTCCACCCTGCGACGCGACTTCATCCGCCTGCAGCAGGAGAACAAGGAGCGCTCCGAGGCCATGCGTCACCAGCAGCTCCTCCAGGAGCAGCAGATGCGGGAGCAAGAGGAGTACAAGCGGCAGCTCCTGGCAGAGAGGCAGAAGCGCATCGAGCAGCAGAAGGAGCAGAGGCGGCGGCTGGAGGAG CAACAACGATGCGAACGGGAAATGAGGAGGCAGCAGGAGCGCGAGCAGCGGCGGCGCGAGCAGGAGGAGAAAAGACGAATGGAGGAGATGGACCGCAGGcgaaaagaggaagaggagcgcagACGCGCCGAAGACGAAAAGAGAAGGAACGATCGGGAGCAG GAGTACATTAGAcggcagctggaggaggagcagcgacacctggagaagctgcaggagcagctgcTGCGAGAGCAGGCCATGCTGCTG GAGTTCAAGTGGCGGGAGCTGGACGAGCAGCGCAAAGCCGAGAGACTGCATAAGCGGCTGCAGCTGGAGCAGGTGTACCTGCTGTCCCTGCAGCATGAATCCAAGCAGCAGCACCCTGCTGACAGGACAGCCCCCTCCTCAGAGCCCAGCCACACTCCCCAGGCTTTGACTCTGCCCCCGGCCTTCTTGCCGACCCCACGGGCTCAGGTCATCGACGCTGTCGTTTCTCTGGCCTCTGAGCCCCCCAGAGTCCCCCAGATTACCCCCTCAGACAGGACAGTGCCTGAGAAGACTGACGAGACCAGTACCAGACAGATTTCTCCCTCCCAAACCCCCCAGCCCTCTGTAAGCGAAACCCCCACCGACTCTAAGAGTCCCAAGGCAGAAAGTCTGGAGCCTGACAGGATCTCCGAGCCTGTCAGGCTTCCCATTCAGCCTATCAGAGAG GCGGATGAGCGCTACCGTAAAAACATCCAGGGCTCCCCGCAGGCCGCCCCTCCTCCCAAGCAGCCCCCTCTGCCACCCCGATCCTCCGAACCCTTCTCCAACGGCGGCTCCTCCTCTGAGGCCATGCACCGGCCCATGGAGCCTCAG gtcCAGTGGTCACACCTGGCCGCTCTTAAGAGCAGCAACAGCGCcaccccctctcctcctccgcCTGTTGTCGCTCGCTCCCAGTCCTTCAGCGAATCCGGTGGCGTGGCGTCTAACTTTGCACAACTCCACCTGCGCTCCCAGGACCCCCACCAtcaacaccaccaccacccatcGCCTGCATTCactgacccccacccccaacctcCCCTCcaccacccccaggctcagaatAGGCTGGAACACCAGTCCAGCAGTGAAGAGGTTCCTCCAAAG GTACCAGTGAGGACAACATCCAGATCTCCGGTTTTGTCGCGGCGAGAGTCTCCTCTGCCAACGCAGCCCAACAACCAGAGGAACGCCGTCGG GAACATGGAGCAGCGCCCTCTATGGGACAGGGTGGAGAAGCTGCAGTCCCGACCCGGCAGCGGCAGCTCCTCCAACTCCAACTCTCAGGCCAGTCCCGGCGAGCGTTTCAGACCTCGCTGTGAGTCCCCTG CTTCCTCTAAATCTGAGGGATCGCCTCTCCAGCGGCCCGAAAACCTCCCCAAAAAACAGGACGAAAGGAACGTGGCCCGGCCGACGCGACCCGCT GACCTGACGGCGCTGGCTAAGGAGCTGCGTGCCGTGGACGACGTGCGGCCCCCCCACAAGGTCACAGACTACTCCTCATCGAGCGATGACTCGGGCACCACGGATGAGGAAGACGACGAGGAGGTGGACCAGGAGCCAGGGGACGAGTCCACGTCGGGGGCCGAGGACTCCAGAGCTGG GAGGCTCAGAAACGGGGAGGCAGACTCTGCTAAGACCATGCTGGTGGAGGACTCTGAGAGTGAGCAGGGCACCACCCCCTCCAAAGACGGGACCCTGGTCATCAGACAG tcgCAGTCAGAGAGCAACTCCATGTCCAAACACAAGTCTTCCTCTTCGTTCACTCCCTTCATCGACCCACGCCTCCTCCAGATCTCTCCATCAGGCGGCAGCTCCCTCAACAACATGG CGGTTTTTGGACAAGAAGGCCGACCCGCCGACCCACTGCGCTCTGACCCCTCCCGTAAAGGCTCGGTGGTCAACGTCAACCCTGTCAACACTCGTCCGCCCAGCGACACTCCCGAGATCCGCAAGTACAAGAAGAGGTTCAACTCCGAGATTCTGTGCGCGGCGCTCTGGG GGGTGAACCTGCTGGTGGGGACAGAAAGCGGGCTGATGCTGCTGGACCGGAGCGGTCAGGGTAAGGTTTACCCGCTGATTAATCGACGCCGCATCCAGCAGATGGATGTCCTGGAGGGACTCAACGTCCTGGTAACCATATCAG GTAAAAAGAACAAACTGCGAGTGTATTACCTGTCGTGGCTCCGAAACAAGATTTTGCACAACGACCCAGAAGTGGAGAAGAAGCAGGGCTGGGTCAACGTGGGCGACCTGGAGGGCTGCGTTCACTACAAAGTCG TAAAGTACGAGAGGATCAAGTTCCTGGTTCTGGCTTTGAAGAACGCTGTGGAGGTGTACGCCTGGGCGCCCAAACCCTACCACAAGTTCATGGCCTTCAAG tcgtTTGGTGACCTGGTGCACAAACCTCTGCTGGTGGACCTGACTGTGGAGGAAGGCCAAAGGTTAAAGGTCATCTACGGATCCTGCTCGGGCTTCCACGCTGTGGATGTGGACTCGGGCGCCGTCTACGACATCTACCTCCCCACACAT ATCCAGACCAGCATCCAGTGCCACGCCATCATCATCCTACCCAACACTGACGGCATCGAGCTGCTGGTCTGTTACGAGGACGAGGGCGTCTACGTCAACACGTACGGGCGCATCACCAAAGACGTGGTGCTGCAGTGGGGAGAAATGCCGACTTCCGTGG CCTACATTAGGTCAAACCAGATCATGGGCTGGGGCGAAAAGGCCATCGAGATCCGCTCGGTGGAGACGGGACACCTGGACGGCGTCTTCATGCACAAGCGAGCCCAGAGACTCAAATTCCTCTGTGAAAGAAACGACAAG GTCTTTTTCGCCTCCGTGCGAGCCGGAGGCGCCAGTCAAGTATACTTCATGACGCTGGGACGCTCTTCCCTCATGAGCTGGTGA
- the LOC101174648 gene encoding traf2 and NCK-interacting protein kinase isoform X6, which yields MANDSPAKSLVEIDLASLREPAGIFELVEVVGNGTYGQVYKGRHVKTGQLAAIKVMDVTEDEEEEIKLEINMLKKYSHHRNIATYYGAFIKKSPPGHDDQLWLVMEFCGAGSITDLVKNTKGNQLKEDWIAYISREILRGLAHLHAHHVIHRDIKGQNVLLTENAEVKLVDFGVSAQLDRTVGRRNTFIGTPYWMAPEVIACDENPDATYDYRSDLWSCGITAIEMAEGAPPLCDMHPMRALFLIPRNPPPRLKSKKWSKKFFSFIESCLVKNYMQRPPTDQLLKHPFIRDQPNERQVRIQLKDHIDRTKKKRGEKDETEYEYSGSEDEEEDPPEQEGEPSSIINATESTLRRDFIRLQQENKERSEAMRHQQLLQEQQMREQEEYKRQLLAERQKRIEQQKEQRRRLEEQQRCEREMRRQQEREQRRREQEEKRRMEEMDRRRKEEEERRRAEDEKRRNDREQEYIRRQLEEEQRHLEKLQEQLLREQAMLLADERYRKNIQGSPQAAPPPKQPPLPPRSSEPFSNGGSSSEAMHRPMEPQVQWSHLAALKSSNSATPSPPPPVVARSQSFSESGGVASNFAQLHLRSQDPHHQHHHHPSPAFTDPHPQPPLHHPQAQNRLEHQSSSEEVPPKVPVRTTSRSPVLSRRESPLPTQPNNQRNAVGNMEQRPLWDRVEKLQSRPGSGSSSNSNSQASPGERFRPRCESPASSKSEGSPLQRPENLPKKQDERNVARPTRPADLTALAKELRAVDDVRPPHKVTDYSSSSDDSGTTDEEDDEEVDQEPGDESTSGAEDSRAGRLRNGEADSAKTMLVEDSESEQGTTPSKDGTLVIRQSTADIKRLVNVSSSSSSSSPGSGRGPPEKNGRMYHLPDIIQQSHHSSPPSTASFSSLSSSSSSSFPSSSSQASLGVSSQISLEELVAVESQSESNSMSKHKSSSSFTPFIDPRLLQISPSGGSSLNNMAVFGQEGRPADPLRSDPSRKGSVVNVNPVNTRPPSDTPEIRKYKKRFNSEILCAALWGVNLLVGTESGLMLLDRSGQGKVYPLINRRRIQQMDVLEGLNVLVTISGKKNKLRVYYLSWLRNKILHNDPEVEKKQGWVNVGDLEGCVHYKVVKYERIKFLVLALKNAVEVYAWAPKPYHKFMAFKSFGDLVHKPLLVDLTVEEGQRLKVIYGSCSGFHAVDVDSGAVYDIYLPTHIQTSIQCHAIIILPNTDGIELLVCYEDEGVYVNTYGRITKDVVLQWGEMPTSVAYIRSNQIMGWGEKAIEIRSVETGHLDGVFMHKRAQRLKFLCERNDKVFFASVRAGGASQVYFMTLGRSSLMSW from the exons ggGCGACATGTCAAGACTGGACAACTGGCTGCCATCAAAGTTATGGATGTCACAGAA gatgaggaggaggaaatcAAACTGGAGATCAAtatgctgaagaaatattcccACCACAGAAACATAGCCACCTATTATGGAGCTTTTATCAAGAAGAGCCCCCCGGGTCACGATGACCAGCTGTGG CTGGTAATGGAGTTCTGTGGTGCCGGTTCGATCACAGATCTGGTGAAGAACACGAAGGGAAACCAGCTGAAGGAAGACTGGATCGCTTACATCTCCAGAGAGATCCTCAGA GGCCTTGCTCACCTACACGCCCACCACGTGATCCACCGTGACATTAAAGGCCAGAACGTTCTGCTGACAGAGAACGCTGAAGTTAAACTGG TGGACTTCGGCGTGAGCGCCCAGCTGGATCGCACAGTGGGGCGGAGAAACACCTTCATCGGGACTCCATATTGGATGGCGCCTGAGGTCATCGCTTGTGATGAGAACCCGGATGCAACCTATGATTACAGA AGCGATCTGTGGTCTTGCGGCATCACAGCCATCGAAATGGCCGAAGGAGCGCCGC CCCTTTGTGACATGCACCCCATGCGTGCGCTCTTCCTCATTCCACGAAACCCCCCACCGAGGCTCAAATCCAAGAAATG GTCCAAGAAGTTTTTCAGCTTCATCGAGAGCTGTCTGGTGAAGAATTACATGCAGCGGCCCCCCACAGACCAGCTGCTGAAGCACCCGTTCATCCGAGACCAGCCCAACGAGAGGCAGGTGCGCATCCAGCTCAAGGACCACATCGACCGGACCAAGAAGAAGAGGGGCGAGAAAG ATGAGACGGAGTACGAGTACAGTGgcagtgaggatgaggaggaggatcctCCAGAGCAGGAAGGAGAACCGAG CTCCATCATCAACGCAACCGAGTCCACCCTGCGACGCGACTTCATCCGCCTGCAGCAGGAGAACAAGGAGCGCTCCGAGGCCATGCGTCACCAGCAGCTCCTCCAGGAGCAGCAGATGCGGGAGCAAGAGGAGTACAAGCGGCAGCTCCTGGCAGAGAGGCAGAAGCGCATCGAGCAGCAGAAGGAGCAGAGGCGGCGGCTGGAGGAG CAACAACGATGCGAACGGGAAATGAGGAGGCAGCAGGAGCGCGAGCAGCGGCGGCGCGAGCAGGAGGAGAAAAGACGAATGGAGGAGATGGACCGCAGGcgaaaagaggaagaggagcgcagACGCGCCGAAGACGAAAAGAGAAGGAACGATCGGGAGCAG GAGTACATTAGAcggcagctggaggaggagcagcgacacctggagaagctgcaggagcagctgcTGCGAGAGCAGGCCATGCTGCTG GCGGATGAGCGCTACCGTAAAAACATCCAGGGCTCCCCGCAGGCCGCCCCTCCTCCCAAGCAGCCCCCTCTGCCACCCCGATCCTCCGAACCCTTCTCCAACGGCGGCTCCTCCTCTGAGGCCATGCACCGGCCCATGGAGCCTCAG gtcCAGTGGTCACACCTGGCCGCTCTTAAGAGCAGCAACAGCGCcaccccctctcctcctccgcCTGTTGTCGCTCGCTCCCAGTCCTTCAGCGAATCCGGTGGCGTGGCGTCTAACTTTGCACAACTCCACCTGCGCTCCCAGGACCCCCACCAtcaacaccaccaccacccatcGCCTGCATTCactgacccccacccccaacctcCCCTCcaccacccccaggctcagaatAGGCTGGAACACCAGTCCAGCAGTGAAGAGGTTCCTCCAAAG GTACCAGTGAGGACAACATCCAGATCTCCGGTTTTGTCGCGGCGAGAGTCTCCTCTGCCAACGCAGCCCAACAACCAGAGGAACGCCGTCGG GAACATGGAGCAGCGCCCTCTATGGGACAGGGTGGAGAAGCTGCAGTCCCGACCCGGCAGCGGCAGCTCCTCCAACTCCAACTCTCAGGCCAGTCCCGGCGAGCGTTTCAGACCTCGCTGTGAGTCCCCTG CTTCCTCTAAATCTGAGGGATCGCCTCTCCAGCGGCCCGAAAACCTCCCCAAAAAACAGGACGAAAGGAACGTGGCCCGGCCGACGCGACCCGCT GACCTGACGGCGCTGGCTAAGGAGCTGCGTGCCGTGGACGACGTGCGGCCCCCCCACAAGGTCACAGACTACTCCTCATCGAGCGATGACTCGGGCACCACGGATGAGGAAGACGACGAGGAGGTGGACCAGGAGCCAGGGGACGAGTCCACGTCGGGGGCCGAGGACTCCAGAGCTGG GAGGCTCAGAAACGGGGAGGCAGACTCTGCTAAGACCATGCTGGTGGAGGACTCTGAGAGTGAGCAGGGCACCACCCCCTCCAAAGACGGGACCCTGGTCATCAGACAG AGCACAGCTGACATAAAGCGGTTGGTCAATGTctcgtcttcatcatcctcctcctcgCCCGGCTCCGGTCGTGGCCCCCCAGAGAAAAACGGCCGCATGTACCACCTCCCCGACATTATTCAGCAGAGCCATCATTCCTCCCCCCCCTCCACAGCCAGCTTCTCCTccttgtcctcctcctcctcctcctccttcccctCATCATCTAGCCAGGCCAGTCTTGGCGTCTCCTCACAGATCTCCTTGGAGGAGCTCGTAGCCGTAGAG tcgCAGTCAGAGAGCAACTCCATGTCCAAACACAAGTCTTCCTCTTCGTTCACTCCCTTCATCGACCCACGCCTCCTCCAGATCTCTCCATCAGGCGGCAGCTCCCTCAACAACATGG CGGTTTTTGGACAAGAAGGCCGACCCGCCGACCCACTGCGCTCTGACCCCTCCCGTAAAGGCTCGGTGGTCAACGTCAACCCTGTCAACACTCGTCCGCCCAGCGACACTCCCGAGATCCGCAAGTACAAGAAGAGGTTCAACTCCGAGATTCTGTGCGCGGCGCTCTGGG GGGTGAACCTGCTGGTGGGGACAGAAAGCGGGCTGATGCTGCTGGACCGGAGCGGTCAGGGTAAGGTTTACCCGCTGATTAATCGACGCCGCATCCAGCAGATGGATGTCCTGGAGGGACTCAACGTCCTGGTAACCATATCAG GTAAAAAGAACAAACTGCGAGTGTATTACCTGTCGTGGCTCCGAAACAAGATTTTGCACAACGACCCAGAAGTGGAGAAGAAGCAGGGCTGGGTCAACGTGGGCGACCTGGAGGGCTGCGTTCACTACAAAGTCG TAAAGTACGAGAGGATCAAGTTCCTGGTTCTGGCTTTGAAGAACGCTGTGGAGGTGTACGCCTGGGCGCCCAAACCCTACCACAAGTTCATGGCCTTCAAG tcgtTTGGTGACCTGGTGCACAAACCTCTGCTGGTGGACCTGACTGTGGAGGAAGGCCAAAGGTTAAAGGTCATCTACGGATCCTGCTCGGGCTTCCACGCTGTGGATGTGGACTCGGGCGCCGTCTACGACATCTACCTCCCCACACAT ATCCAGACCAGCATCCAGTGCCACGCCATCATCATCCTACCCAACACTGACGGCATCGAGCTGCTGGTCTGTTACGAGGACGAGGGCGTCTACGTCAACACGTACGGGCGCATCACCAAAGACGTGGTGCTGCAGTGGGGAGAAATGCCGACTTCCGTGG CCTACATTAGGTCAAACCAGATCATGGGCTGGGGCGAAAAGGCCATCGAGATCCGCTCGGTGGAGACGGGACACCTGGACGGCGTCTTCATGCACAAGCGAGCCCAGAGACTCAAATTCCTCTGTGAAAGAAACGACAAG GTCTTTTTCGCCTCCGTGCGAGCCGGAGGCGCCAGTCAAGTATACTTCATGACGCTGGGACGCTCTTCCCTCATGAGCTGGTGA